A stretch of the Amia ocellicauda isolate fAmiCal2 chromosome 10, fAmiCal2.hap1, whole genome shotgun sequence genome encodes the following:
- the dgat1a gene encoding diacylglycerol O-acyltransferase 1a: MGDKHEKGPASRKRRTTISGGSGSSLRANGSKSGGETIDTKYSSSNNNARGKEEKIQDASAVSRKEKEKGKPENNYDRLSCHKLQESLLSSASGYSNYRGILNWCVVMLVLSNARLFLENLIKYGILVDPIQVVSLFLKDPYSWPALCLVIVSNVFIFAALYTERRLSVGTFSESVGSFIHFVSLSTILCFPVAVVLMVNSMTPVGAVFALSVYTILFLKLYSYKDVNKWCREIRQAKARTLARSQSCPTVQKSNGSAVQAHVSYPGNLTHRDLYYFLFAPTLCYELNFPRSPRIRKRFLLRRLFEMLFFIQLLVGLIQQWMVPTIQNSMKPFKDMDYSRMIERLLKLAVPNHLIWLIFFYWFFHSSMNFVAELMQFGDREFYRDWWNSETVTYFWQNWNIPVHKWCLRHFYKPILKRGASKWVAQTAVFLASAFFHEYLVSVPLKMFRLWAFMGMMAQIPLAWFVGRFLRGNYGNAAVWISLIIGQPVAVLMYVHDYYILNYEETPAASV, encoded by the exons ATGGGAGATAAACACGAGAAAGGGCCTGCGAGCCGTAAAAGGAGAACCACCATCTCGGGTGGATCGGGGTCAAGTTTGAGAGCGAACGGTAGCAAGTCTGGGGGAGAAACTATTGATACAAAGTACAGCAGCAGCAATAACAATGCGAGAGGGAAAGAGGAAAAGATACAAGATGCGTCCGCGGTATCGagaaaggagaaggagaagggaaAGCCTGAAAACAACTATGACAGACTCAG TTGCCACAAGCTACAGGAGTCCCTGCTCAGCTCAGCCAGTGGCTACAGCAACTACAGGGGGATACTGAACTGGTGTGTTGTCATGCTG GTCTTGAGCAATGCACGTCTTTTCCTAGAGAACCTAATAAA GTATGGTATATTAGTGGACCCAATCCAAGTGGTTTCACTGTTCTTAAAGGACCCTTATAGCTGGCCAGCTCTGTGCCTTGTAATTG tgtcaaatgtatttatatttgcagCATTGTACACTGAAAGAAGGCTATCAGTG GGCACCTTTTCAGAGAGTGTGGGATCCTTTATCCACTTTGTCAGCCTGTCTACCATCCTGTGTTTCCCAGTTGCTGTCGTCCTAATGGTTAATTCTATGACCCCAG ttggTGCAGTTTTTGCACTTTCAGTCTACACTATCCTCTTCCTCAAGCTGTATTCCTATAAGGATGTGAATAAATGGTGCAGGGAGATCAGGCAGGCCAAGGCCCGCACCCTAGCCCGATCCCAATCCT GTCCAACGGTGCAGAAGTCGAATGGTTCTGCAGTGCAAGCTCATGTGTCCTACCCAGGGAATCTCACACACCGAG ATCTGTACTACTTCCTTTTCGCTCCTACCCTCTGCTATGAATTAAATTTCCCTCGCTCTCCTCGGATACGCAAGCGCTTTCTGCTCAGGAGGCTTTTTGAAATG ctATTCTTCATACAGTTGTTGGTGGGATTAATACAGCAG tggATGGTTCCAACTATTCAAAATTCAATGAAGCCATTTAAG gATATGGACTATTCGAGAATGATTGAGCGCCTCTTGAAGCTTGCT GTCCCCAATCACTTAATCTGGCTGATATTTTTCTATTGGTTTTTCCACTCCTCCATGAATTTTGTAGCTGAGCTCATGCAGTTCGGAGACCGGGAGTTCTACAGAGACTGGTG GAACTCTGAAACAGTCACATACTTCTGGCAGAACTGGAATATTCCTGTCCACAAATGGTGTTTACG CCACTTTTACAAACCTATACTGAAGAGAGGCGCTAGTAAATGGGTGGCCCAGACAGCAGTATTCCTGGCTTCAGCTTTCTTTCATGAG TACCTTGTCAGTGTTCCTCTGAAGATGTTCCGGCTGTGGGCGTTCATGGGCATGATGGCTCAG ATTCCTCTGGCGTGGTTCGTTGGCCGATTTCTAAGAGGCAACTATGGCAACGCAGCTGTGTGGATCTCCCTCATCATTGGCCAGCCCGTGGCGGTGCTAATGTACGTCCATGACTACTACATCCTGAATTATGAGGAGACCCCGGCTGCAAGCGTTTGA